A genome region from Littorina saxatilis isolate snail1 linkage group LG16, US_GU_Lsax_2.0, whole genome shotgun sequence includes the following:
- the LOC138950214 gene encoding uncharacterized protein, producing MSLFPDTPMMQKIKTEQLSTDPLEGNLKPLKPGFGRGRMFGRLPAGSGSPGHVSVVVPQKRKIKKFSGETDRDYGLTEFIEEVEAAIPTLPPQEDPATFVFSHLEGRAKREVKTCGVSYQSVDDILAILKEAFGDKRPVSVVLRAFSERVQGKDENVREYASELFEKFRSLKDRQKELGQSVSEEALLCDHFVEGLKDKRLVWEMKREKSKVSFSVLRKTALEWEEIHDAPTPKHRTRADVSEIIDGHGSASCDVVGQVNPQTGATQSGSTVPSADGQRRQQRGFNSRGFHFEWTNDGKPICACCKGIGHMKRVCPNAVAGPKTQDLNPNPSL from the coding sequence ATGTCATTGTTCCCAGATACCCCAATGATGCAGAAGATCAAAACAGAACAGTTGTCGACTGATCCACTTGAAGGTAATCTGAAGCCTTTGAAACCCGGGTTTGGGAGGGGAAGGATGTTTGGTCGCTTGCCAGCTGGTAGTGGTAGTCCCGGTCATGTCTCAGTAGTGGTTCCACAGAAGAGGAAGATAAAGAAATTTAGTGGAGAAACTGATAGGGACTATGGTCTGACAGAGTTTATCGAGGAGGTTGAAGCAGCCATTCCCACACTACCCCCACAAGAGGACCCCGCTACTTTTGTGTTTTCTCACTTGGAAGGTAGAGCAAAAAGGGAGGTAAAAACCTGTGGAGTTTCATATCAGTCAGTGGATGATATCTTGGCTATCTTGAAAGAGGCTTTCGGTGATAAAAGGCCAGTGTCTGTCGTGTTGAGAGCTTTCTCAGAAAGGGTGCAGggaaaagatgaaaatgttCGCGAGTACGCTAGTGAACTCTTTGAAAAATTCCGTTCTTTGAAAGATAGGCAGAAGGAACTAGGTCAGTCGGTCAGTGAGGAAGCACTCTTGTGCGATCACTTTGTCGAGGGTTTGAAGGATAAGCGTCTCGTGTGGGAGATGAAAAGAGAGAAATCCAAGGTCAGCTTTTCGGTGTTGAGAAAAACAGCACTAGAGTGGGAGGAAATTCATGATGCCCCAACCCCGAAACATAGAACTAGGGCAGACGTTAGCGAGATCATTGATGGTCATGGGTCTGCTAGTTGTGATGTTGTAGGACAGGTCAATCCGCAAACTGGAGCGACACAGTCAGGTTCCACTGTTCCGTCGGCTGATGGACAAAGAAGGCAGCAGAGAGGCTTCAACTCTCGAGGGTTTCATTTTGAGTGGACAAATGATGGAAAGCCGATTTGTGCTTGTTGTAAGGGCATTGGCCACATGAAACGGGTATGCCCGAACGCAGTAGCAGGACCGAAGACGCAAGATTTAAACCCAAACCCGTCGCTGTAG